A genomic window from Lasioglossum baleicum unplaced genomic scaffold, iyLasBale1 scaffold2011, whole genome shotgun sequence includes:
- the LOC143221172 gene encoding mitotic spindle assembly checkpoint protein MAD1-like, giving the protein MSDKDPTSVIKMIKDLRSGSEAYRKSNSSSTMSLRLSGTAFPSPVFDPDGCNISPKKPRLSDANNSSLNRSDLDTSVPNSPWEWRRLKGEVVSLKTRLSHQEAAIQQLHKIRRQMEEVFEKEKGILEMQVERDKQIIKQLEVRLDISRRTIQDAHEAQAAAEKELFQVKTNLEQKVMALMNENSKLSDDLKHASIHESKPVMKEVSDVSDTQLKLDAAQTRITQLEEKLKEYQTKQQELELQNVDFQSTKIRVERLESERALCEEGKLLAAKAARANELEKELIAAKETIMSLRESVRGKLLLEEQMANVMKRLEHTEKVEQQVATLEAKKTELSLRLTEYESIGIIGGPAALKRELNRLQQAELVLKAEEGQLKSKLDAALRESHTLSKNYEDAKKLAMDVTVSKEKLNKLVSRLQKKMILVTRERDSYRQQLDLYEKEITVDTNSAITERIPALERTIDDYRELIAKLEGDLQAAEGYSQADECNKLREEVERLKGELEHRALKGDFNCNARVLHFTMNPAAIAEQKAEEKQKALLRELEELRAKVGQQGGDGTSSSSLQVQEIEEMKQTHELRTARLKEAFKSLSQEYRQACYLLFGWRVDRMKDGRYKLFSQYAESQEDFLFFKIGDDGVDLLETAFAATLGTLVEQHLQQQHSVPMFLNAVQSELFSQQTMTNVISRPTV; this is encoded by the exons ATGAGTGACAAAGATCCAACAAGTGTTATCAAAATGATAAAAGACTTAAGATCTGGTTCTGAAGCATATCGTAAGAGTAATAGTAGTAGCACTATGTCATTGCGATTATCGGGTACTGCATTCCCATCTCCAGTATTTGACCCAGATGGATGTAATATTTCTCCTAAAAAGCCAAGACTAAGTGACGCTAATAATTCTAGTTTAAATAGGAGTGACTTAGATACTAGTGTGCCAAATAGTCCATGGGAATGGAGAAGATTAAAAGGAGAG gttgtatctttaaaaacaagatTGTCTCATCAGGAGGCTGCTATACAGCAGCTTCATAAAATACGTAGACAGATGGAAGAGGTTTTTGAAAAGGAGAAAGGTATTTTAGAGATGCAGGTGGAAAgggataaacaaataataaaacagtTGGAAGTACGACTAGATATTTCTCGTAGAACAATTCAGGATGCACATGAAGCACAAGCTGCTGCAGAAAAAGAATTGTTTCAA GTAAAAACGAATTTAGAACAGAAGGTAATGGCATTAATGAATGAAAATTCAAAGTTATCAGATGATCTCAAACATGCATCGATACATGAAAGTAAACCAGTAATGAAGGAAGTTTCCGATGTATCTGATACACAGTTAAAATTAGATGCAGCACAAACGAGAATAACACAACTGGAAGAGAAATTAAAAGAATATCAGACTAAACAGCAGGAATTAGAATTGCAAAATGTAGACTTTCAAAGCACAAAAATAAGAGTTGAGAGACTAGAATCAGAACGAGCGTTATGCGAGGAAGGAAAGTTATTAGCTGCGAAAGCAGCGAGAGCGAATGAGCTAGAAAAAGAACTCATCGCCGCAAAAGAAACCATCATGTCGCTAAGAGAATCTGTTCGGGGGAAGTTACTTCTAGAAGAGCAAATGGCTAATGTAATGAAAAG ACTAGAACATACAGAAAAAGTAGAACAGCAAGTAGCTACCCTTGAAGCAAAAAAAACCGAGCTTTCATTACGTTTAACAGAGTACGAATCTATTGGAATTATTGGTGGACCAGCTGCTTTAAAACGTGAATTGAATCGATTGCAACAAGCTGAATTAGTTTTAAAGGCGGAAGAAGGACAGCTGAAATCGAAACTCGACGCTGCGTTGAGAGAGTCGCACACTCTTTCGAAGAATTATGAAGATGCTAAAAAATTGGCCATGGATGTGACAGTTTCCAAGGAAAAATTGAACAAGTTAGTAAGCAGGCTGCAAAAGAAGATGATCCTTGTTACAAGGGAGAGAGATAGTTACCGACAACAATTAGACTTGTATGAGAAGGAGATAACGGTAGACACCAATAGCGCAATAACGGAAAGGATACCTGCATTGGAACGCACTATAGATGATTATAG GgaattaattgctaaattagAAGGCGATCTTCAAGCCGCTGAGGGCTATAGTCAAGCAGACGAGTGTAATAAGTTACGGGAAGAAGTCGAGCGATTGAAAGGTGAATTAGAGCATCGAGCACTGAAGGGCGACTTCAATTGCAACGCGCGTGTACTTCACTTCACTATGAATCCTGCTGCTATAGCGGAACAAAAAGCAGAGGAGAAGCAGAAGGCACTGTTACGCGAACTGGAGGAACTAAGGGCAAAAGTAGGGCAGCAGGGTGGAGACGGCACGTCGTCATCCTCCCTCCAAGTGCAAG aaaTAGAAGAGATGAAACAAACACACGAGCTCAGAACTGCTCGCCTCAAGGAGGCCTTCAAATCATTGTCGCAAGAGTATCGCCAAGCTTGTTACCTGTTGTTTGGCTGGCGAGTGGACAGGATGAAGGACGGTCGATATAAGTTATTTAGCCAGTACGCCGAGTCACAGGAGGATTTCTTGTTTTTCAAAATCGGAGACGACGGAGTAGACCTCCTGGAGACGGCGTTCGCCGCGACGCTTGGCACGTTGGTAGAGCAACACCTGCAACAACAGCACAGCGTGCCGATGTTCCTGAATGCTGTACAATCAGAACTATTCAGTCAGCAAACTATGACGAACGTTATAAGTAGACCAACCGTCTAa
- the LOC143221174 gene encoding ER membrane protein complex subunit 10-like has translation MRVIYMCINLLVSILSLTRGSELDYDSSLHLRLWHAFNDEPEPAFIERGNITVSSVRSGASAIGQNGLLQSHIGQLKNLAKYDGKYRLHVVARTSSGNEVTFLTSIPACYLLGSDLEDLITIWLDSTAEPIAVSVSSPGPCSIQTPFTNMWTTNVIIKYPDGGPTPDTATYIQKLEREREARERGEAKDNRSFLARYWIYVVPALIFVVLTAAANPEAGAAGGSAQR, from the exons atgcgcgtaatatatatgtgtataaatTTATTAGTCAGCATATTATCATTGACTCGTGGG AGTGAACTCGATTATGATAGTTCGTTACATTTAAGACTATGGCATGCATTTAATGATGAGCCAGAGCCCGCTTTTATAGAACGAGGTAACATTACAGTGTCAAGTGTTCGTAGCGGTGCCTCCGCTATTGGACAAAATGGATTGTTACAGAGTCATATAGGTCAGTTAAAAAATCTTGCCAAATATGATGGTAAATATAGACTTCATGTAGTAGCCCGTACCTCTTCAGGAAATGAAGTAACATTTTTAACTTCTATACCAGCG TGTTATCTTCTTGGTTCTGATCTTGAAGATCTTATAACAATTTGGTTGGATAGTACAGCAGAGCCAATAGCTGTGAGCGTGTCATCACCTGGTCCTTGTAGCATACAGACTCCATTTACAAATATGTGGACAACTAATGTAATTATTAAATACCCCGATGGTGGGCCAACTCCAGATACTGCTACATATATACAAAAACTTGAACGTGAGAGAGAAGCAAGGGAAAGAGGAGAGGCAAAAGATAATAGATCATTCCTTGCGAGATAT TGGATATACGTTGTTCCTGCATTGATCTTCGTTGTACTAACAGCAGCAGCAAACCCAGAAGCTGGAGCAGCAGGTGGTAGTGCCCAAAGATAG